A part of Terriglobus roseus genomic DNA contains:
- a CDS encoding response regulator transcription factor, whose protein sequence is MSEAPLIALVEDEEHLAEALLFNLKLEGYRTHHEADGEAALNWLMHAPERPAAVLLDVMLPGMDGFEIARQLRAADNYVPILMLTARDRPEDVLEGFSAGADDYLNKPFDLSILLARLNSLLRRMQWQERSAPPAAEVEPEPIRNIYEFEGKVIDFDTLEIRAGDKVTRLTLMEADLLRYLLGREGRVVSRKEILEEVWRVREDTDTRAIDNFIVRLRRYLEDDPVKPKHLLTVRGVGYRFVVGDGAA, encoded by the coding sequence ATGAGTGAAGCTCCGCTGATTGCACTGGTGGAGGACGAAGAGCATCTGGCTGAAGCCCTGCTCTTTAACCTGAAGCTGGAAGGCTATCGCACACATCACGAAGCCGATGGTGAAGCTGCATTGAACTGGCTGATGCACGCGCCGGAACGCCCCGCCGCGGTGCTGCTGGACGTTATGCTGCCCGGCATGGACGGCTTTGAGATTGCCCGGCAACTGCGGGCTGCGGACAACTACGTCCCCATCCTGATGTTGACCGCCCGTGACCGTCCGGAGGATGTTCTGGAGGGTTTTTCGGCTGGCGCGGATGACTATCTGAACAAGCCGTTTGACCTGTCGATTCTGCTGGCGCGCCTGAACAGCCTGTTGCGACGGATGCAGTGGCAGGAACGATCGGCTCCTCCCGCAGCCGAAGTCGAGCCAGAACCGATTCGAAATATCTATGAGTTTGAGGGCAAGGTCATCGACTTTGACACGCTCGAAATCCGCGCTGGGGACAAGGTCACCCGCCTTACGCTGATGGAGGCAGACCTGCTGCGGTATTTGCTGGGACGGGAGGGCCGCGTGGTGTCGCGCAAGGAGATTCTGGAAGAGGTTTGGCGCGTCCGCGAGGACACGGATACCCGCGCCATTGATAACTTCATTGTCCGGCTGCGGCGCTATCTGGAAGACGATCCCGTTAAGCCGAAACATCTGTTGACGGTGCGCGGTGTCGGTTACCGGTTTGTTGTAGGCGATGGGGCGGCGTAA
- the ruvC gene encoding crossover junction endodeoxyribonuclease RuvC has protein sequence MRVFGIDCGTEYTGWGVVQVEETPRERRLVPVAAGAIRLNKKERTPLRLQQVYVELTGLLTAYQPDCVAIEDVFFAANAKSALKLGHVRGVAMLAAASCGLSVSEYAPLSIKSAVVGYGLAAKEQVQFMVARLLDLEKAPEPADAADALAIAICHVHTAQTQMGVGVR, from the coding sequence ATGCGGGTTTTCGGCATCGATTGCGGCACGGAATACACCGGCTGGGGGGTTGTCCAGGTGGAGGAAACACCGCGCGAACGCCGTCTTGTGCCAGTGGCCGCCGGGGCCATCCGCCTGAATAAAAAAGAGCGCACACCGCTGCGGCTGCAGCAGGTATACGTCGAGTTAACAGGCCTGCTGACGGCGTATCAGCCTGATTGTGTCGCCATTGAAGACGTCTTTTTCGCCGCAAATGCCAAAAGCGCGCTGAAACTGGGCCATGTGCGCGGCGTCGCCATGCTGGCGGCAGCATCCTGCGGACTTTCCGTCAGCGAATACGCACCACTGTCCATCAAGTCCGCTGTTGTGGGCTACGGACTGGCCGCCAAGGAACAAGTACAGTTCATGGTGGCGCGCTTGCTGGACCTTGAAAAAGCGCCAGAACCCGCCGATGCTGCGGACGCTCTGGCCATTGCTATCTGCCATGTTCATACTGCCCAGACACAGATGGGTGTCGGAGTCCGATGA
- a CDS encoding PP2C family protein-serine/threonine phosphatase, with amino-acid sequence MLIAAVPRVQIPVEEALRLFNYDQVFLSLGTVITFAGLVAAVVCILRRKADPLLLWFALFSILYGVRLVVRHQPTWQLHSQSRLVLWLTIGLGYLVPIPAYLFFKELNLFHRIGRILLYAVAPILIVLSLLTLVTGPHYQIANIYTFVVSISLIVAAVELALDRSVSRETRLIQQGLILFIVGALYENLADFVHTIPYFNVEPFAFLVLLVVLGTVAARRTLAREQQLRTIENELDIAQRIQRSILPTASPVSDFFEVAAQYQPMTAVAGDFYEYISLRNEEVALFIADVSGHGVPAALIASMVKAVAASLRAVADDPAEVLRRMNGSLCGNVQGQFVTAAYVYLNSESGELRYSAAAHPPMLWLRENTILPIEENGLLLGAFGFAEYTTRTLPLRHGDRILLYTDGMLEAESTAGEEFGVERLASLLRDNRDLSAEECARSMMKTVMQWSAAQSDDLTVMVCDYRNEFAGAAA; translated from the coding sequence ATGCTGATTGCTGCAGTGCCCAGAGTGCAGATCCCTGTTGAAGAGGCCCTACGCCTCTTCAATTACGACCAGGTATTTCTAAGCCTGGGTACGGTCATCACATTCGCAGGGCTGGTCGCCGCAGTAGTGTGCATCCTGCGCCGCAAGGCAGACCCGCTGTTGTTGTGGTTTGCGCTGTTTTCCATTCTCTATGGCGTACGACTCGTCGTCCGTCACCAGCCGACGTGGCAACTGCACTCACAATCTCGGCTTGTTCTATGGCTGACCATTGGCCTTGGCTATCTTGTACCGATTCCGGCGTATCTCTTTTTCAAAGAGTTGAACCTCTTCCATCGAATTGGACGGATCTTGCTCTATGCGGTGGCACCGATCCTCATCGTGCTGTCGTTGCTCACGCTGGTTACCGGCCCCCACTACCAGATAGCAAACATCTACACCTTTGTCGTGTCGATCTCGCTGATAGTGGCTGCCGTGGAACTGGCGCTGGATCGATCGGTATCGCGAGAGACGCGCCTGATTCAGCAGGGCCTGATCCTGTTCATCGTTGGCGCGTTGTATGAAAACCTTGCGGACTTCGTCCATACCATCCCGTATTTCAACGTAGAGCCGTTCGCATTCCTCGTGCTGCTCGTAGTGCTTGGGACAGTCGCCGCCCGTCGGACACTTGCACGGGAACAGCAGCTGCGCACGATTGAGAATGAACTCGATATTGCGCAGCGTATTCAACGCTCAATTCTTCCCACAGCGTCGCCAGTTTCCGACTTCTTCGAGGTGGCTGCGCAATACCAGCCGATGACTGCCGTGGCGGGCGACTTTTACGAATACATCTCACTCCGTAACGAAGAGGTTGCCCTATTCATCGCCGATGTCTCAGGTCATGGGGTTCCAGCAGCTCTCATTGCATCCATGGTGAAGGCGGTTGCGGCCTCTCTGCGCGCAGTTGCAGATGATCCTGCGGAAGTGTTGCGACGGATGAATGGAAGCCTCTGTGGCAATGTTCAGGGACAGTTCGTCACCGCTGCGTATGTCTATCTGAATAGCGAATCCGGCGAACTGCGTTACAGTGCTGCTGCTCATCCGCCCATGCTGTGGCTGCGGGAAAACACGATACTGCCCATCGAAGAAAATGGCCTCCTTCTGGGTGCGTTTGGCTTTGCTGAATACACAACCAGGACACTTCCCCTGCGACATGGTGACCGCATCCTGTTGTATACGGATGGCATGCTGGAAGCAGAGAGTACCGCAGGGGAAGAGTTCGGGGTGGAGCGCCTGGCATCTCTCCTGAGAGATAATCGTGACCTCTCCGCGGAGGAGTGTGCTCGCAGCATGATGAAGACGGTGATGCAATGGTCGGCTGCCCAATCCGATGATCTGACGGTGATGGTCTGCGATTACCGCAATGAGTTTGCAGGAGCCGCTGCATGA
- a CDS encoding sensor histidine kinase, which translates to MNITRRRGTIAFFITLGICLVGLAVALNVGWIILNVTERRVALLVIGILFFAVIIAGLVLNTIFLVREIRRNERQDSFLNAVTHELKTPIASIRLYLDTLQRRPLEESQRQEFYSRIREDNDRLLATVEQILRAGEAGAKGVKRNLRARLPVDLRALAQTCLEETVRRHHLSPDAVQFEDRAVGKQIQVLGDADALRTAILNILDNAVKYSPNGVHITAELGTPRFNTATLRITDQGVGIAAAHIGRIFHRFYRVGGVSLSKVKGTGLGLFIVRSIARQHGGDATAQSHGEGRGVTITLQLPLITTAGLKTEPAPEEATA; encoded by the coding sequence ATGAATATCACCCGCAGACGCGGCACCATTGCCTTCTTCATCACGCTGGGTATCTGCCTGGTGGGATTGGCGGTTGCCCTCAACGTTGGTTGGATCATCCTCAACGTGACGGAACGCCGGGTTGCGTTGCTGGTGATAGGCATCCTGTTCTTTGCCGTCATCATTGCTGGCCTTGTTCTGAACACGATCTTTCTGGTGCGCGAAATCCGCCGCAATGAACGCCAGGACAGCTTTTTGAACGCCGTGACTCATGAGCTGAAGACACCGATTGCCTCCATCCGGCTTTATCTGGATACGTTGCAGCGGCGTCCGCTGGAGGAGTCACAACGGCAGGAGTTCTATAGCCGCATCCGCGAGGATAATGATCGCCTGCTGGCTACGGTGGAGCAGATTCTGCGTGCGGGCGAGGCTGGCGCCAAAGGCGTAAAGCGCAACCTGAGGGCTCGATTGCCGGTAGATCTGAGAGCGTTGGCGCAAACCTGCCTTGAGGAGACTGTCCGGCGGCATCACCTATCGCCGGACGCGGTGCAGTTTGAGGATCGCGCCGTGGGGAAACAGATTCAGGTTTTGGGCGATGCGGACGCGTTGCGCACTGCCATCTTGAACATCCTGGATAACGCGGTGAAGTACTCCCCCAACGGCGTTCACATCACAGCCGAACTGGGTACGCCGCGCTTCAATACCGCGACACTACGCATTACGGATCAGGGTGTAGGGATTGCGGCTGCGCACATTGGGCGTATCTTTCATCGCTTCTATCGGGTGGGCGGCGTGTCGCTCTCCAAGGTGAAAGGCACGGGACTGGGTTTGTTTATTGTTCGTTCCATTGCGCGGCAACATGGCGGTGATGCAACGGCCCAAAGCCACGGTGAAGGTCGCGGTGTGACGATTACGCTACAGCTTCCCTTGATCACAACCGCGGGCCTGAAGACCGAGCCTGCACCGGAGGAAGCGACTGCATGA
- the rsmA gene encoding 16S rRNA (adenine(1518)-N(6)/adenine(1519)-N(6))-dimethyltransferase RsmA, with product MQQRKPKLGQNFLVDDNARHRIADALGDVSTRTVIEIGPGHGAITTILAERAKKLTCIELDRSLVPELRFKFRNHPNVEIVEADILETDITALVPAGEKALVIGNLPYYITSDILLHLCAHEAAMELAVVMMQREVADRVAAEPGNRDFGLLSATVQMHAEVANVFTLPPGAFDPPPDVYSTVLRMRFAPRFVELGITDAAGFDRFLKLCFQQKRKTLNNNLRAAGYTSEQIAEACGAAEIEPSARAEALPLDRFAALYRAI from the coding sequence ATGCAGCAACGCAAACCAAAGCTCGGACAAAACTTTCTGGTGGACGATAACGCCCGGCATCGCATTGCGGATGCACTGGGTGATGTGTCCACGCGCACGGTCATTGAGATTGGCCCAGGACACGGCGCCATCACCACGATTCTGGCTGAACGAGCGAAAAAGCTGACCTGCATTGAGCTGGATCGGTCGCTGGTCCCGGAACTGCGCTTCAAGTTTCGCAATCATCCGAACGTGGAGATTGTTGAAGCGGACATTCTGGAGACGGACATCACCGCGCTGGTTCCGGCAGGCGAAAAAGCGTTGGTCATTGGCAATCTGCCGTACTACATCACCAGCGACATTTTGCTGCATCTGTGCGCGCATGAAGCTGCCATGGAACTGGCCGTGGTGATGATGCAGCGCGAAGTGGCTGATCGTGTGGCCGCAGAGCCGGGTAATCGTGACTTTGGGCTGTTGTCTGCCACAGTACAGATGCATGCGGAGGTGGCCAATGTGTTCACGCTGCCGCCGGGTGCGTTTGATCCTCCGCCGGATGTGTACTCCACGGTGTTGCGGATGCGCTTTGCGCCGCGCTTTGTGGAATTGGGCATTACGGATGCCGCCGGGTTTGATCGTTTTTTGAAGCTTTGCTTCCAGCAGAAGCGCAAGACGCTGAACAACAATCTGCGTGCCGCTGGATATACCTCAGAGCAGATTGCAGAGGCATGTGGTGCTGCGGAGATTGAGCCTTCTGCGAGGGCCGAGGCGTTGCCGCTGGATCGCTTCGCCGCGCTTTATCGCGCCATCTGA
- a CDS encoding LptF/LptG family permease produces MRILTKYILREVLSHALLGGVLFTFVLFMRDLGHILELLVRGSASLQAVADVFFYTLPTTLILTIPMTVLVGILLGLSRLSADSEITAMRAAGVGVLHFVGIVSIAASIGLGIGLFNSLYVAPRSAAALLRLEDSLKTQQAGFEVQPRVFYEDFKNYVLYVQNTRPGQGASLWQHVFLADLTNPATPRITTAEDAVVLPAPGNELRLHFRDGTKHETSPKDPNQYDISTFTETDTPIQIGSQEDLKLGHADTPLVAMSATELWQRRHEEQGRTYMIEWNKRLSYPVACIVLMLVGVPLGLSSRRGGKSTGFVLTVALVFVYYFFSSIGVAMAKQGKIAPVVGVWAANVVFATVGIVLLRQMSRGETGLIATMARGLAPVGVWIERRLPKRMRSVHVAPADESGEHRAATTVHRPTRQSRFPLIFDDYMMRQFLTTFGLVLSSFIMLSLIFSFFELIGDIFRNRTPLITVGDYLLNLIPYMLYNLTPLCALLAVLITVGALSRSSELTAMKASGVSLYRLIIPLLALAAILAVSLFTFDELYLPQANRRQEALRSVIKGKPAQTFLRPDRKWISGQQDSVGEPTRIFYYQFFDPDKDVFANLTVFEFEPNSFHLSRRIFAGAAHWDNHAQRWVLENGWERNFHGDSVASYEPFDVASFPEIREQPVYFKKDNRQSQEMSFGELNNYINDLQQSGFDTMRLRVQLNRKLAYPLITLVMAIFAVPFALTMGKRGSLAGFATAIGMAIAYQVVASIFEAMGNVNALPPVIAAWSPDLLFGMAGGYLLLKAQT; encoded by the coding sequence GTGCGGATTCTAACGAAATACATTCTGCGCGAGGTGCTGTCGCATGCCCTGCTGGGCGGCGTGCTTTTCACGTTTGTGCTGTTCATGCGCGACCTGGGGCACATCCTTGAACTGCTGGTGCGCGGTTCGGCATCGCTTCAAGCCGTGGCGGACGTTTTCTTCTACACGCTGCCCACCACGCTTATCCTGACGATTCCGATGACGGTGTTGGTCGGTATCCTGCTTGGCCTGTCGCGCCTTTCTGCGGATAGCGAAATCACCGCCATGCGAGCGGCGGGCGTCGGTGTACTGCACTTTGTCGGGATTGTGTCTATCGCGGCCAGCATTGGCCTTGGGATCGGACTGTTCAATTCGCTTTATGTGGCGCCTCGTTCGGCTGCGGCTTTGCTGCGGTTGGAAGACAGCCTGAAGACGCAGCAGGCCGGCTTTGAAGTGCAGCCGCGCGTCTTCTACGAAGACTTCAAAAACTACGTGCTCTATGTCCAGAACACGCGCCCAGGTCAGGGTGCGTCGCTGTGGCAGCATGTGTTTCTTGCCGATCTGACGAATCCGGCAACACCGCGCATCACCACGGCGGAAGATGCGGTTGTGCTGCCTGCTCCCGGCAACGAATTGCGTCTGCACTTCCGTGACGGTACCAAGCACGAAACATCACCGAAAGATCCAAACCAATACGACATCTCGACGTTTACTGAAACAGATACCCCCATCCAGATTGGCTCGCAAGAAGACCTGAAGCTGGGTCATGCGGATACTCCGCTGGTTGCCATGTCTGCTACGGAGCTATGGCAGCGTCGTCATGAAGAACAGGGCCGCACCTACATGATCGAGTGGAACAAGCGCCTGTCGTATCCAGTGGCTTGCATTGTTCTCATGTTGGTTGGTGTGCCGCTAGGCTTGTCGTCACGGCGCGGCGGTAAGAGTACCGGCTTCGTACTTACGGTGGCTCTCGTCTTTGTCTATTACTTCTTTTCGTCCATCGGTGTTGCCATGGCGAAGCAGGGGAAGATTGCACCTGTAGTCGGCGTGTGGGCCGCGAATGTGGTCTTCGCCACGGTTGGCATAGTTCTCCTGCGGCAGATGTCGCGCGGAGAGACGGGACTGATCGCCACCATGGCGCGTGGACTCGCTCCGGTGGGTGTCTGGATTGAACGTCGTCTACCGAAACGCATGCGGAGCGTGCACGTCGCACCAGCGGATGAGAGCGGTGAACACCGTGCCGCAACGACCGTTCATCGTCCCACGCGGCAAAGCCGCTTCCCGCTTATCTTTGACGACTACATGATGCGGCAGTTCCTCACCACGTTTGGGTTGGTGCTGTCGTCGTTCATCATGCTCTCGCTGATCTTCAGCTTCTTCGAATTGATTGGGGACATCTTCCGCAATCGCACACCACTGATCACCGTGGGCGATTACCTGCTGAATCTGATCCCCTACATGCTGTACAACCTGACGCCGCTCTGCGCTCTGCTGGCGGTATTGATTACGGTTGGTGCGCTCAGCCGCTCCAGTGAACTGACTGCGATGAAGGCCAGTGGAGTCAGCCTGTATCGACTGATCATTCCGTTACTGGCGCTTGCTGCCATCCTGGCTGTGTCGCTATTTACGTTTGACGAGCTTTACCTGCCACAGGCAAATCGGCGTCAGGAAGCATTACGTTCTGTGATCAAAGGCAAGCCTGCGCAGACCTTCCTTCGACCCGATCGCAAATGGATCAGCGGCCAACAGGATTCCGTAGGCGAACCCACGCGTATTTTCTATTACCAGTTCTTCGATCCAGACAAAGACGTTTTTGCCAACCTGACAGTTTTTGAGTTTGAGCCGAACAGTTTCCACCTGAGTCGTCGTATCTTTGCGGGCGCTGCCCACTGGGATAATCATGCGCAGCGATGGGTGCTTGAGAACGGCTGGGAGAGAAATTTCCACGGCGACAGCGTCGCTTCTTACGAGCCATTTGATGTGGCATCGTTCCCTGAGATACGCGAGCAGCCTGTGTACTTCAAGAAGGACAACCGCCAGTCGCAGGAGATGAGCTTCGGCGAATTGAATAACTACATTAACGATCTGCAGCAGAGCGGTTTCGACACGATGCGTTTGCGCGTTCAGTTGAATCGCAAACTCGCGTATCCGCTGATCACGCTTGTTATGGCAATCTTTGCTGTGCCGTTTGCGCTCACCATGGGTAAACGTGGCTCGCTTGCAGGTTTTGCAACAGCCATCGGTATGGCGATTGCGTACCAGGTGGTTGCGTCCATCTTTGAAGCCATGGGCAACGTGAATGCGCTGCCGCCTGTGATTGCCGCGTGGTCGCCGGACCTGCTCTTTGGCATGGCTGGTGGATACCTGCTGCTGAAAGCGCAGACGTAG
- a CDS encoding DUF3037 domain-containing protein produces the protein MHVNVSFDYAVLRVVPRVEREEFVNAGVILYSQELRYLACCIGLDFERLRALAPDVDTEAIKQHLNAVVQVCLGAPEGGPMAKLSQRERFHWLTAPRSTMLQTSSIRTGICSREGMSHDALDQRLFEIASTVLVRGISSQRSIFRSSTEKPTS, from the coding sequence GTGCACGTGAACGTCAGCTTTGATTACGCCGTGCTGCGCGTGGTGCCACGCGTGGAGCGCGAAGAGTTTGTGAATGCGGGCGTGATCCTGTACAGCCAGGAGTTGCGATATCTTGCATGCTGCATCGGGCTGGATTTCGAGCGTCTGCGTGCCCTGGCCCCTGACGTGGATACAGAAGCGATTAAGCAACACCTGAACGCAGTCGTGCAGGTATGTTTGGGTGCTCCGGAAGGCGGACCGATGGCGAAGCTTTCGCAGCGCGAACGCTTTCATTGGTTAACTGCACCTCGAAGCACCATGCTGCAGACGTCAAGTATTCGTACCGGTATTTGTTCGCGTGAGGGTATGTCACACGACGCGCTGGATCAACGTCTGTTCGAGATCGCATCGACCGTATTGGTTCGAGGCATTTCCTCGCAGCGCTCAATATTTCGCTCATCAACAGAAAAGCCCACGTCCTAA
- a CDS encoding acyl-CoA desaturase has protein sequence MSPVVDQVEQNTSTATPADQPARHVAAAVAQREKVKQDLRMGREHQQGRINWITTIAFSIFHVLGFAALFFWSWKYVICAAVMYFLAINVGIGMTYHRLLTHRGYRVPRWLEIALTTCGTMALEGGPIFWVATHRVHHQHSDHDGDPHTPNDGTFWAHIGWIITGRALHSETALLGRYAPDLTRDPAQRWLSKYHWLPLTVAGFIQMGIGYWMGGVHDMLGMVLWGTFLRVCIGVHATWLVNSATHMFGGRRFETKDDSRNSWWVAILTGGEGWHNNHHAHPVSVRHGLVWYEFDPNYYGIWLLEKIGLAKKVQVAKWDPKNPKPAGA, from the coding sequence ATGTCACCAGTTGTTGACCAGGTTGAGCAGAACACATCTACAGCAACACCCGCCGACCAGCCCGCGCGCCACGTTGCGGCCGCCGTTGCACAGCGCGAAAAGGTGAAGCAGGACCTGCGCATGGGGCGTGAGCACCAGCAGGGACGCATCAACTGGATCACGACCATTGCGTTCAGCATCTTCCACGTGCTGGGTTTTGCTGCCCTGTTCTTCTGGTCGTGGAAGTATGTCATCTGCGCTGCGGTCATGTACTTCCTTGCGATCAATGTGGGCATCGGTATGACCTACCATCGCCTGCTGACGCACCGCGGCTACCGCGTTCCCCGCTGGCTTGAGATTGCCCTGACCACCTGCGGCACCATGGCGCTGGAAGGCGGACCGATTTTCTGGGTGGCCACGCACCGCGTTCATCATCAGCACAGCGACCACGACGGCGATCCGCATACGCCGAACGATGGCACCTTCTGGGCTCATATCGGCTGGATCATCACCGGCCGCGCCCTGCATAGCGAGACCGCCCTGCTGGGTCGCTACGCTCCTGACCTTACCCGCGACCCCGCGCAGCGCTGGCTGAGCAAGTATCACTGGCTGCCGCTGACCGTTGCTGGTTTCATCCAGATGGGCATTGGCTACTGGATGGGTGGCGTTCACGACATGCTGGGCATGGTTCTGTGGGGTACCTTCCTGCGCGTTTGCATCGGCGTTCACGCCACCTGGCTGGTGAACTCCGCGACGCACATGTTTGGTGGTCGCCGCTTTGAGACGAAGGACGACTCACGCAATAGCTGGTGGGTTGCCATTCTGACCGGTGGCGAAGGCTGGCACAACAACCACCATGCGCATCCAGTGAGCGTTCGTCACGGCCTGGTGTGGTACGAGTTCGACCCCAACTACTACGGCATCTGGCTCCTGGAGAAGATTGGCCTGGCGAAGAAGGTCCAGGTTGCCAAGTGGGATCCGAAGAACCCGAAACCGGCTGGCGCATAA
- the glgA gene encoding glycogen synthase GlgA: MHIVFAASECVPWAKTGGLADVVGALPPVLVRMGHRVTTFVPYYRQVAKKLSDLPVVIPSLTMPYTYYQRYARVLDGGVHEGVQIYFIDCPEMFDRENFYATPSGDYPDNWERFGLFSRAVIEASKILGVPDVFHAHDWQAALIPIFLRSIYFFDPVLRRVPCVFTIHNAGYQGWFPSSIMPRLLLPWDMFTMDKLEMYDQVNLLKGGLVYADALTTVSRRYAEEIQTSEFGNGLDAIFRRRSADLFGILNGVDYEEWDPAQDKHIAAHYSADNLKGKKECRRDLLHAFGMDGVDDKTAVLGIVSRFATQKGFDLLAAIIHDLVQDDIVLLALGTGEEYYERLLGELALRYPDKVRVQVRYDNTMAHKVEAGSDIFLMPSRYEPSGLNQMYSLRYGTVPVVRSTGGLEDTVYEEHDGEGNGFKFHGYNPLDFLDAIRRALATFQNKEQWEEIMKRGMEEDFSWDKPAEEYAKIYERVVANRTWS; this comes from the coding sequence ATGCACATCGTATTTGCAGCATCGGAGTGTGTACCCTGGGCCAAGACCGGCGGCCTGGCGGACGTGGTGGGCGCATTGCCGCCCGTGCTGGTACGTATGGGACATCGTGTCACCACCTTCGTGCCGTATTACCGGCAGGTGGCGAAAAAGCTGTCAGACCTGCCCGTAGTCATCCCCAGTCTCACCATGCCGTACACGTACTACCAGCGTTACGCGCGTGTACTGGATGGCGGTGTACATGAGGGCGTGCAGATTTATTTCATCGACTGCCCGGAGATGTTTGACCGCGAAAACTTTTACGCCACCCCCAGCGGCGACTATCCCGACAACTGGGAACGCTTCGGCCTCTTCAGCCGCGCCGTCATTGAAGCAAGCAAGATTCTCGGTGTGCCCGACGTCTTCCACGCACACGACTGGCAAGCCGCGCTCATCCCCATCTTCCTGCGGTCCATTTATTTCTTTGACCCCGTTCTGCGCCGCGTGCCATGCGTCTTCACCATTCACAACGCGGGATACCAGGGCTGGTTCCCATCAAGCATCATGCCGCGCCTGTTGCTCCCATGGGACATGTTCACCATGGACAAGCTGGAAATGTACGACCAAGTAAACCTGCTCAAGGGCGGCTTGGTCTATGCCGACGCACTCACAACCGTCAGCCGCCGCTACGCGGAAGAGATTCAGACCAGCGAATTTGGCAACGGGCTCGATGCGATCTTCCGCCGCCGCAGCGCAGATCTGTTCGGCATCCTGAATGGCGTGGATTACGAGGAGTGGGACCCCGCGCAGGACAAACACATTGCCGCACATTATTCGGCGGACAATCTCAAAGGCAAGAAAGAGTGCCGCCGCGACCTGCTTCATGCCTTTGGCATGGATGGAGTAGACGATAAGACCGCAGTGCTTGGCATCGTTTCTCGCTTCGCCACGCAGAAGGGCTTTGATCTTCTTGCAGCCATCATCCACGATCTGGTGCAGGACGACATTGTTCTTCTAGCACTCGGCACAGGCGAGGAGTACTACGAACGCCTGCTCGGCGAACTCGCACTCCGTTATCCAGACAAGGTGCGTGTGCAGGTCCGATATGACAACACCATGGCGCACAAGGTGGAGGCAGGCAGCGACATCTTCCTCATGCCGTCACGCTATGAACCCAGCGGCCTGAATCAGATGTATTCCTTGCGCTACGGCACTGTCCCAGTTGTTCGCTCCACCGGCGGCCTGGAAGACACCGTCTATGAAGAGCACGACGGCGAAGGCAACGGGTTCAAGTTCCACGGTTACAACCCGCTGGACTTCCTGGATGCTATCCGTCGCGCACTAGCCACCTTCCAGAACAAGGAACAGTGGGAAGAGATCATGAAACGCGGCATGGAAGAAGACTTCTCCTGGGACAAGCCAGCCGAGGAATACGCCAAGATCTACGAGCGCGTCGTGGCAAACCGTACCTGGAGTTAA
- a CDS encoding HipA family kinase: protein MRSVLATRYVLPLREGGSLPAIVEADDLGMYVTKFRGAGQGLFALTAEIIAGEIGRALGLKVPEIVLVEVDPVLGRSDPDAEIRHLLKASVGTNVGLDYLPGSTDFVAAAGDKVSAQTASLAVWFDSFVQNVDRTPRNPNLLMWHRELYLIDHGAAMYFHHHWETMPGKARSPFPQIDQHVLLPFASEIVEAGVVARERLNESVLRDILALVPDDFLGSDAEGIREAYLRFFVERLEHADIFEQEAIRARERQL, encoded by the coding sequence ATGCGGTCTGTTCTGGCAACACGGTATGTTCTTCCATTGCGTGAAGGCGGTTCACTGCCTGCGATTGTGGAGGCTGACGATCTTGGCATGTACGTCACCAAGTTTCGCGGTGCGGGCCAGGGATTGTTCGCCTTGACCGCTGAGATTATCGCCGGAGAGATTGGCCGCGCACTTGGCTTAAAGGTGCCGGAGATTGTGCTGGTGGAAGTTGATCCTGTGCTGGGTCGCAGCGATCCGGATGCTGAGATTCGTCACCTGCTGAAGGCAAGCGTAGGAACGAATGTGGGTTTGGATTATCTGCCGGGATCTACTGATTTTGTTGCAGCCGCTGGCGACAAGGTTTCTGCCCAGACCGCTTCCCTTGCCGTGTGGTTCGACAGCTTTGTTCAGAATGTCGATCGCACTCCGCGCAATCCGAATCTGTTGATGTGGCATCGCGAGTTGTACCTGATCGACCATGGTGCGGCGATGTATTTCCATCATCATTGGGAGACGATGCCGGGCAAAGCGCGGTCGCCGTTTCCGCAGATTGATCAGCATGTGCTGCTGCCGTTTGCCAGTGAGATTGTCGAGGCTGGTGTGGTGGCTCGTGAACGGCTAAATGAATCCGTACTGCGCGATATTCTCGCGCTGGTACCGGATGATTTCCTGGGTAGCGATGCCGAGGGTATTCGCGAAGCGTATCTTCGCTTCTTCGTGGAGCGACTGGAACACGCAGACATCTTTGAACAGGAGGCCATCCGTGCACGTGAACGTCAGCTTTGA